Part of the Rhodococcus sp. OK302 genome is shown below.
TCACCATCGGTCGAATTCCGAATTCGGCGCGATCAACGTCGTGGACGAGTCTGCAGCCTCGACCACGGCACTCCTGGCGAGATTGTTCGATTTCTGGGGTGTGGAGATCGATCGGGATGTAGCGCATTGTCTCTACGCCGGTTTGGTGACCGACACCGGTTCCTTCCGATGGGGCGGCCCGTCGACGCATGTTCTGGCGGCCAGATTGTTGGAGACCGGCATTGACGGAGACGCCATTGCCCGTCAACTTCTCGACACCCATCCGTTCGGTTGGCTGCCGATGTTGTCGTCCGTTCTGGGATCGGCGACGTTGGTGCGCGAGGCTGCGGATGGCCGCGGGCTCGTGTATGCCGTGATCCGCCGAAGTGACGTCGGAAACCTTCGTTCGGAAGAAATCGAGAGCGTCGTTGACATCGTGCGAACGACGGCTGACGCGGAAGTTGCTGCGGTTCTCAAGGAATCAGAACGTGGTGGTTGGTCGATCTCGTTGCGCGCGAAGTCCGAAATTGACGTGTCGGCTGTTGCGGAAAGTCTCGGCGGCGGGGGACACCGGCTCTCGGCCGGATATACCTCGTCGGATTCGAGTGAGCAGACCGTCGCGGCGCTGATTGCGGCGCTGGGGTGAGTTCGGGGTCAGTCGCTCCCGATGCCGGCACCGATTTCGAGGTGACCGGCCGTCGAATCTTTGCGCTGGCCTTCCCCGCATTGGGTGTGTTGGCCGCGGAACCCCTATACCTTCTGTTCGATATTGCGGTTGTCGGACGACTCGGTGCACTTCCGTTGGCGGGACTGGCGGTGGGCGGACTCATCTTGTCTTTGGTGAGTACTCAGCTGACGTTCTTGTCGTACGGAACCACGGCACGCGCTGCGCGTCTGCACGGCGCCGGTCGCGAGCGGGACGCCGTCGGTGAAGGGGTGCAGGCAACCTGGTTGGCGTTGGCGATCGGACTGATGCTGGTCGCGATCGTGCAGGTGATCGCCGGGCCGCTGACGTCGGCAGTCGCCGGTGGTTCGGATATCGCGGATGCGGCGGAGAGTTGGTTACGCATCGCGGTTCTGGGTGTGCCGCTGATATTGGTGGCATTGGCGGGAAACGGTTGGATGCGTGGCGTCCAGGACACCGTCCGGCCACTGCGGTTCGTGCTTGTCGGTCTCGGAATTTCGGCAATACTGTGCCCCATTCTGGTCCACGGTTTGTGGGGCGCGCCGCGTCTGGAACTCGAAGGATCTGCCGTCGCAAATCTGGTGGGCCAGAGCATCTCCGGTGCGTTGTTCGGCTGGGCCTTGTTTCGTGAACCGGTATCGGTCCGTCCGAATGTCGCGATCATGCGAGCCCAGATGGTCATGGGGCGCGATCTGATTCTGCGTAGTCTCGCGTTTCAGGCATGCTTCGTCTCGGCAGCTGCGGTGGCGTCGCGATTCGGCGCCGCAGTTGTGGGTGCACATCAGGTGGTTCTGCAATTGTGGAACCTGGTTGCGCTACTACTCGATTCACTCGCGATTGCCGCGCAGACGTTGGTCGGTGCAGCTTTGGGCGGCGGGTATGCGGCAGCGGCCAAGAAGATGTCGTGGCGGATCACGGCGTGGTCGACGGTGTTCGCGATACTTCTGGCCGTGGTGTTTGCAGCGGGGCACTCGGTGATCCCGCAATTGTTCACAGCGGACGAGGACGTACTCGCTCAGATGTCGATCGCGTGGTGGTTCTTCGTCGCGATCATGCCTGTCGCCGGAATCGTGTTTGCACTCGACGGCGTTCTACTGGGCGCGGGCGACGTCAAGTTCCTGAGAAACGCGACCATGCTGTGTGCCGTCGTCGGTTTCCTGCCCGCGATCTGGATGTCTCTGGCCTTCGACTGGGGATTGGCCGGAATCTGGGCGGGCCTGACAGTGTTCGTAGTACTGCGGATGGTTGCAGTCCTGTGGCGCGCCCTCTCGGGTAAGTGGGCGGTCACGGGAACCCAACCCACAGCAACCCGGACAACTGCACTTCACATCGAGCGTCCGAGCGAGGAAACAGAGGGATCGTGGCAGCAAAGCTGATGGCGGTGAGCGACATTCATGTCGGTCACAACGGTAACAAGCCGATGACGGAAGAACTGTTTCCGGATTCACCCGACGACTGGCTCATTCTCGCCGGTGACGTCTCCGAGAAGACCGACGACATTCGCTGGGCGCTGACGCTGCTGCGCTCTCGCTTCGCGAAGGTGATCTGGATTCCCGGCAACCACGAGTTGTGGACCACCGCCAAGGACCCGGTTCAGATCCACGGTGCGCCGCGGTACGAGTACCTGGTCAACATGTGCCGCGAGATCGACGTCATCACGCCGGAAGATCCGTTCCCGATCTGGGACGGTGAAGACGGTCCGGTGACGTTGGTGCCGATGTTCCTTCTCTACGACTACTCCTTCCTGCCGGCCGGGGCACGGGACAAGGCTCACGGACTCGAGATTGCCCGCGAGAAGAATGTGGTGGCGACGGACGAGTTCCTGCTGTCGTCGCAGCCGTACGCGACGCGCGACGCGTGGTGCCATGCCCGGATCGAATACACGAAGGCTCGGCTCGATGCTCTGCCCGCCGGTACGAAGACCGTCCTGATCAATCACTTT
Proteins encoded:
- a CDS encoding DHH family phosphoesterase — its product is MTITAPTGEDLCEAEFAQVVEVLDVAQTVTVLCHVQPDADTIGSGLALGLVLERKGVSVQVAFSRPEELPESMAGLPGLHLLVPPASVRASVDVLVTVDVGSIGRLGDLANRLDGADRTIVVDHHRSNSEFGAINVVDESAASTTALLARLFDFWGVEIDRDVAHCLYAGLVTDTGSFRWGGPSTHVLAARLLETGIDGDAIARQLLDTHPFGWLPMLSSVLGSATLVREAADGRGLVYAVIRRSDVGNLRSEEIESVVDIVRTTADAEVAAVLKESERGGWSISLRAKSEIDVSAVAESLGGGGHRLSAGYTSSDSSEQTVAALIAALG
- a CDS encoding MATE family efflux transporter, encoding MSSGSVAPDAGTDFEVTGRRIFALAFPALGVLAAEPLYLLFDIAVVGRLGALPLAGLAVGGLILSLVSTQLTFLSYGTTARAARLHGAGRERDAVGEGVQATWLALAIGLMLVAIVQVIAGPLTSAVAGGSDIADAAESWLRIAVLGVPLILVALAGNGWMRGVQDTVRPLRFVLVGLGISAILCPILVHGLWGAPRLELEGSAVANLVGQSISGALFGWALFREPVSVRPNVAIMRAQMVMGRDLILRSLAFQACFVSAAAVASRFGAAVVGAHQVVLQLWNLVALLLDSLAIAAQTLVGAALGGGYAAAAKKMSWRITAWSTVFAILLAVVFAAGHSVIPQLFTADEDVLAQMSIAWWFFVAIMPVAGIVFALDGVLLGAGDVKFLRNATMLCAVVGFLPAIWMSLAFDWGLAGIWAGLTVFVVLRMVAVLWRALSGKWAVTGTQPTATRTTALHIERPSEETEGSWQQS
- a CDS encoding metallophosphoesterase family protein; amino-acid sequence: MAAKLMAVSDIHVGHNGNKPMTEELFPDSPDDWLILAGDVSEKTDDIRWALTLLRSRFAKVIWIPGNHELWTTAKDPVQIHGAPRYEYLVNMCREIDVITPEDPFPIWDGEDGPVTLVPMFLLYDYSFLPAGARDKAHGLEIAREKNVVATDEFLLSSQPYATRDAWCHARIEYTKARLDALPAGTKTVLINHFPMVRQPTDVLMYPEFALWCGTTMTADWHVKYNAVCSVYGHLHIPRTTYYDGVRFEEVSLGYPREWRRRGLPEKLLRQILPVPEYPPGTLNKWGGHFKVTPEQEAEVERMRSGK